DNA from Neosynechococcus sphagnicola sy1:
AGACTCCTGCAAACCCTGAAAGCACCACAAGATCACGCACCATGCGCTTATGGGTTGGATAATCGCCCAGTACCCAACCACCGCCATGAATAAAGATGAACACTGGCAAGATACCTTTCACACCTTCCGGTCGCACAATGTTGAGTACGATCGAATACCCATCAGCGTTAATCGTCTTTTCAGACTCTTCAATCCCTGAAAGATCGACTTTAGCTGAAGCCTGAGCATCCACCAGCACTTGACGGGCTTCGAGCGGTGGCAACGTCTCTAACGGGACACCACCTGAATTCAACAATTTCAAAAATGCCTTCACTTCTCTGGAAAGACGCGGATCGTCTGCGACTTCTAAAACGCTCACTGTCTGTGGTTGTGCTTGAGCAATCATAGTAATCTCCTGTGGTTGATGATGGTAAACACTCTGTTGAAATGACAGTGTCAAGCTCAGGGGCTTAACACTGTTGTTTGATATGCAACGATCGTGGAATGACCAGCACCGACTACCCTAAGTGCTGTCTTAAAAATGCCAACGTGCGATCGTGCGCTAATTCTGCGGCTGCTTGGCGATAAGCAGTACTGCCCACGCGACTAAAACCGTGACTCACTCCTGCATAGCGACAGATAGTTACTAGAGGGTTGTCTTTCAATCCCTGTTGAATGGTTGCTTGAGCGGTGGGCGACACATACTCGTCCTCTTCACCCATATGCAAGAGCAGCGGTTTCTGAATCTTTGTCGCTTCTGCTAAGTACTTCTCAATGCCAACACCGTAGTAACTAACATTGGCATCCGCATCTGTGCGCGTTGCCATGAAATAGGCTAGTTTGCCACCCGAACAAAAGCCTACACTGCCGACCTTGCCCGTGCTGCTGGGATACTGCCGCAGAAAAAGCAAGGTTGCCTTCAAGTCTTCTATACCGCTATCCACATCAAACGCCCGGTCTAGCTCAAAGGCTTTAGCAAACTGGTCTTTATCCTCAGGATCGAGTTGCACACCCGGTTCTAGTCGCCAATAGAGATCCGGCACGAGCACCTGATAGCCTTCTTTCGCGTAATTATCGGCAGTCTGCCGCATAATGGCATTGACCCCAAGGACTTCTTGAATCAGCACAATACCTGCACGAGGCTGAGTACTTGGTGCAGCTAGATAGGCGCTAAACATGCCTCCAGACGAGGCTGGAATGGTTACATTTTGAGTTGTCATAAATTCCGTTTTTTAACAATTTGCTGTTTAGACGTTGACCTAATCAAACAGCGTTGCCGAATATTCATCAGACAGGG
Protein-coding regions in this window:
- a CDS encoding dienelactone hydrolase family protein, which codes for MTTQNVTIPASSGGMFSAYLAAPSTQPRAGIVLIQEVLGVNAIMRQTADNYAKEGYQVLVPDLYWRLEPGVQLDPEDKDQFAKAFELDRAFDVDSGIEDLKATLLFLRQYPSSTGKVGSVGFCSGGKLAYFMATRTDADANVSYYGVGIEKYLAEATKIQKPLLLHMGEEDEYVSPTAQATIQQGLKDNPLVTICRYAGVSHGFSRVGSTAYRQAAAELAHDRTLAFLRQHLG